The Nitrospiria bacterium genomic sequence TTCAACGGGCTCACGTTCGGGCGGAAGAAGTGGACGAAGTGATTATGGGAAACGTCCTTTCTGCCGGCCTTGGCCAAGCCCCCGCCCGCCAGGCGGCCATTGGGGCGGGGCTCCCTCATTCAGTGGGTGCCGTTACCATAAACAAGGTCTGCGGTTCAGGGTTGAAAGCGGTAATAATGGCTTCCCAGGCGATCCGGGCGGGAGATGCAGATATCATTGTGGCGGGGGGAATGGAAAGTATGAATAACGCCCCTTATTTATTAGAAAAGGCCCGGTGGGGTTTTCGAATGGGAGATGGTCAGATTGTAGACAGTATGATTCGGGATGGCCTGTGGGATGTCTACCATAATTTTCATATGGGGTCCGCAGCGGAGCTTTGTGCCCGTCAATATAAAATATCCAGGGAAGAAGCGGATCAGTATGCCATTTCCAGTTTTAAAAAGGCCTTGGAGGCTCAGGGGACGGGGGCCTTTAAAGAGGAATTGGTTCCGGTTTGGGTTGAACGTAGAAAACTTTCCTCTGATGTCATCGAAGATGAAGGCCCCTCGAAGTTTAATTCCAGTAAAATGGTTAACCTTAAACCCATTTTTAAAAAAAATGGAATCATTACCGCGGCCAACGCTTCACCCATCAGTGACGGGGCTTCGGCTCTAACGATCATGTCAGAACAGAAAGCGAAAGAGATAAATGTCTCCCCCTTGGCACGGATTGTGGGGTATGCCTCTCATGCCCATGAGCCCAAGTGGTTTACCACAGCCCCTGTCATGGCCATTCGTAAACTCTTGCAAAAAACAAAACACACCATATCGGATGTAGATCTTTTTGAAATTAACGAGGCCTTTTCGGTTGTCTCATTGGTCGCCAATCGGGAATTAAATTTGCCCCCTGAAAAAGTAAATGTCCGAGGGGGAGCCATCGCATTGGGGCATCCCATCGGGGCAAGCGGGGCAAGAATTCTTACCACATTGGTTCATTCGCTTGTTTCCCTAAACCAAAAAAGAGGAGTGGCTTGCCTTTGTATCGGAGGTGGAGAAGCCATTGCCATAATGCTTGAGCGGGAATAGGTAGAACCCCTTTCCTTATCCTCCTAAATTAAATTTTTTATTTCAGTTTTATTTCTTCTCCCATAGCGACTTAGCTTTTTATGACTCATGCTTTTCCTAAAGCTTTCACATTTTA encodes the following:
- a CDS encoding thiolase family protein, with the translated sequence MQETLIVSAVRTPIGSFNGVLSSVSATVLGSKVIAEALQRAHVRAEEVDEVIMGNVLSAGLGQAPARQAAIGAGLPHSVGAVTINKVCGSGLKAVIMASQAIRAGDADIIVAGGMESMNNAPYLLEKARWGFRMGDGQIVDSMIRDGLWDVYHNFHMGSAAELCARQYKISREEADQYAISSFKKALEAQGTGAFKEELVPVWVERRKLSSDVIEDEGPSKFNSSKMVNLKPIFKKNGIITAANASPISDGASALTIMSEQKAKEINVSPLARIVGYASHAHEPKWFTTAPVMAIRKLLQKTKHTISDVDLFEINEAFSVVSLVANRELNLPPEKVNVRGGAIALGHPIGASGARILTTLVHSLVSLNQKRGVACLCIGGGEAIAIMLERE